From a single Couchioplanes caeruleus genomic region:
- a CDS encoding SDR family oxidoreductase translates to MDILVAGGHGKVALRLLRLLAEQGHTARGLIRSPQHAADLEAAGAVPVLGDLENDETLDAYVRGADAVVFAAGAGPGSGPGRKRTVDLGGAVKLADAALSTGVRRYVMVSSIGADRPESAGETMRPYLLAKAEADDYVRASGLDATIVRPGSLTDEPGTGLVRVSRELGGRGPVPRDDVAAVLAYVLGAPRTAGLTFELFGGDTPIPQAVDAL, encoded by the coding sequence ATGGACATTCTCGTCGCCGGCGGCCACGGCAAGGTCGCGCTCCGCCTCCTCCGGCTCCTCGCCGAGCAGGGGCACACCGCCCGTGGACTCATCCGGTCGCCGCAGCACGCGGCAGACCTCGAGGCGGCCGGCGCCGTGCCGGTGCTCGGCGACCTCGAGAACGACGAGACGCTGGACGCGTACGTGCGCGGCGCCGACGCCGTGGTCTTCGCCGCCGGTGCGGGCCCGGGCAGCGGCCCCGGACGCAAGCGGACCGTCGACCTGGGCGGTGCGGTCAAGCTCGCCGACGCGGCCCTCTCCACCGGGGTACGCCGCTACGTGATGGTCTCGTCGATCGGGGCGGACCGTCCGGAGTCCGCGGGCGAGACGATGCGGCCGTACCTGCTGGCGAAGGCCGAGGCGGACGACTACGTGCGAGCCTCGGGGCTGGACGCGACGATCGTCCGGCCGGGGTCGCTGACCGACGAGCCGGGCACGGGCCTGGTCCGGGTGAGCCGGGAGCTCGGCGGCCGCGGGCCGGTGCCGCGCGACGACGTGGCCGCGGTGCTGGCGTACGTGCTGGGCGCGCCGCGCACCGCCGGGCTCACCTTCGAGCTCTTCGGCGGCGACACCCCCATCCCCCAGGCGGTCGACGCCCTTTAG
- a CDS encoding TIGR03619 family F420-dependent LLM class oxidoreductase — protein MLISCGCPVSGVWADPLSVTGFAMRAEELGYHGLWAFQRLLAGEGQDLAPVYRSVLDPMLALTYAAARTTDIRLGVAVINLPYLSPTYLAKQATTLDVLSGGRFVLGLGTGWSEVEFAATGSDPNPRGRRTEEYLRVLRTLFAGEMAAVEGEFYRVPPSRMAPPPVQAGGPPILLGGTADVALRRAGRIAAGWVSSSRASLEDIARGAQIVRRAAEEAGRDPDAVSIVVRGVVRVGLRDEAVPLSGTWDQIRSGAQRYAEAGVTELFYDLNWDPFIGSPDADPRAAGERAEEILSALAPNG, from the coding sequence ATGTTGATCAGCTGTGGCTGCCCCGTGTCCGGCGTCTGGGCCGATCCCCTGTCGGTGACCGGGTTCGCGATGCGCGCCGAGGAGCTGGGTTATCACGGGCTGTGGGCGTTCCAGCGGCTGCTCGCCGGCGAGGGCCAGGACCTGGCGCCGGTCTACCGCAGCGTGCTCGACCCGATGCTGGCGCTGACGTACGCCGCCGCCCGTACCACCGACATCCGGCTCGGCGTCGCGGTGATCAATCTGCCGTACCTGTCCCCCACGTACCTCGCCAAGCAGGCCACGACGCTGGACGTGCTCTCCGGCGGCCGCTTCGTGCTGGGGCTGGGCACGGGGTGGTCCGAGGTGGAGTTCGCGGCGACCGGCTCGGACCCGAACCCCCGCGGGCGGCGGACGGAGGAGTACCTGCGGGTGCTGCGTACGCTCTTCGCGGGCGAGATGGCCGCCGTCGAGGGCGAGTTCTACCGGGTGCCGCCGAGCCGCATGGCGCCGCCGCCGGTGCAGGCCGGTGGCCCGCCGATCCTGCTCGGCGGCACGGCCGACGTCGCGCTGCGCCGGGCCGGGCGGATCGCCGCCGGATGGGTGAGCAGCAGCCGCGCGAGCCTGGAGGACATCGCCCGGGGCGCGCAGATCGTCCGGCGGGCCGCCGAGGAGGCGGGCCGGGACCCGGACGCCGTCAGCATCGTGGTGCGGGGCGTGGTCCGGGTCGGGCTGCGTGACGAGGCCGTCCCGCTGTCGGGCACCTGGGACCAGATCCGCTCCGGCGCCCAGCGGTACGCGGAGGCCGGCGTCACCGAGCTGTTCTACGACCTCAACTGGGACCCGTTCATCGGCTCACCGGACGCGGACCCGCGGGCGGCCGGGGAGCGCGCCGAGGAGATCCTCAGCGCGCTGGCCCCTAACGGCTGA
- a CDS encoding discoidin domain-containing protein — MSSAVFRGGGRRRGRVRLAALGASLLGMFGAYFVATTGNAAAAEAVVSQGKPTTASSVEWEGTPASAATDGNTGTRWSSAFSANQWIQVDLGSTMAVTRVNLNWENAYATAFTVQFSTNGTTFTNATNTLRGNVGAQNIPVTGSARYVRLNLTERALSIYGYSLWEFQVYADGTTTPPTTPPTTPPPGSAVLLSYNKPAVASSEQNDVNCNPCTANKAFDLDPATRWATSSTTGWVDPGWIYVDLGATAQISRVELQWDPAYATAYKIQVSPNASTWTDIYSTTTGKGFKEVLNVSGSGRYVRMYGTARSGPYGYSLYDFNVYGTGGAPTTPPAKPADPTFPATRLVFQDEFNDPAGTKPSTAKWTYDPGVPQNGEVQYYTENSNNAQMNGQGQLVIEARKESVNGRDYTSARMNTGNKFSFQYGRVEARIKVPKGNGLWPAFWMMGADFLTGRPWPYNGEVDIMEVLGRNTSESYSTLHAPQYNGAGGYGQKYATVDLSQDFHVWAAEWDSKGIKFLLDGNQVFYASKATVEATRGPWIFDHPFYIILNLAVGGDFPGPIDASTPFPSRMLVDYVRVYQ, encoded by the coding sequence ATGAGTTCCGCTGTGTTCCGAGGCGGTGGCCGCAGACGCGGCCGGGTACGCCTGGCCGCCCTCGGCGCCTCGCTGCTCGGCATGTTCGGCGCCTACTTCGTCGCCACGACCGGTAACGCCGCCGCGGCCGAGGCCGTCGTCTCACAGGGCAAGCCGACCACCGCCTCGTCGGTCGAGTGGGAGGGCACGCCCGCCTCCGCCGCCACCGACGGCAACACCGGCACCCGCTGGTCGAGCGCGTTCTCCGCCAACCAGTGGATCCAGGTCGACCTCGGCTCCACGATGGCCGTCACCCGGGTCAACCTGAACTGGGAGAACGCGTACGCGACCGCGTTCACCGTCCAGTTCTCCACGAACGGCACCACGTTCACCAACGCCACGAACACGCTGCGTGGCAACGTCGGCGCGCAGAACATCCCCGTCACCGGCAGCGCGCGCTACGTCCGGCTCAACCTGACCGAACGGGCCCTGTCCATCTACGGCTACTCGCTGTGGGAGTTCCAGGTGTACGCCGACGGCACGACGACGCCGCCCACGACGCCGCCGACCACCCCGCCGCCGGGCAGCGCGGTGCTGCTGTCGTACAACAAGCCGGCCGTGGCCTCGAGCGAGCAGAACGACGTCAACTGCAACCCGTGCACCGCGAACAAGGCGTTCGACCTGGACCCGGCGACGCGCTGGGCGACCAGTTCGACCACGGGCTGGGTGGACCCGGGCTGGATCTACGTCGACCTCGGCGCCACCGCACAGATCAGCCGGGTGGAGCTGCAGTGGGACCCGGCGTACGCGACCGCGTACAAGATCCAGGTCTCGCCGAACGCGAGCACCTGGACCGACATCTACTCCACGACGACCGGCAAGGGCTTCAAGGAGGTCCTCAACGTGTCGGGCTCCGGCCGCTACGTGCGGATGTACGGCACCGCGCGCTCCGGCCCGTACGGCTACTCGCTGTACGACTTCAACGTGTACGGCACCGGCGGCGCCCCGACCACCCCGCCGGCCAAGCCCGCCGACCCCACGTTCCCGGCCACCCGGCTGGTCTTCCAGGACGAGTTCAACGACCCGGCCGGCACCAAACCGAGCACCGCGAAGTGGACGTACGACCCGGGCGTGCCGCAGAACGGCGAGGTCCAGTACTACACCGAGAACAGCAACAACGCGCAAATGAACGGCCAGGGCCAGCTGGTGATCGAGGCCCGCAAGGAGAGCGTCAACGGCCGCGACTACACCTCGGCGCGGATGAACACCGGCAACAAGTTCTCCTTCCAGTACGGCCGCGTCGAGGCGCGGATCAAGGTGCCGAAGGGCAACGGGCTGTGGCCGGCGTTCTGGATGATGGGCGCCGACTTCCTCACCGGGCGCCCGTGGCCGTACAACGGCGAGGTCGACATCATGGAGGTCCTCGGCCGCAACACGAGCGAGTCCTACTCCACGCTGCACGCGCCGCAGTACAACGGCGCCGGCGGCTACGGCCAGAAGTACGCCACCGTGGACCTGTCCCAGGACTTCCACGTCTGGGCGGCCGAGTGGGACAGCAAGGGCATCAAGTTCCTGCTCGACGGCAACCAGGTCTTCTACGCCAGCAAGGCGACCGTCGAGGCGACCCGCGGCCCGTGGATCTTCGACCACCCGTTCTACATCATCCTCAACCTCGCGGTCGGCGGCGACTTCCCCGGCCCGATCGACGCTTCCACCCCGTTCCCCTCCCGGATGCTCGTCGACTACGTCCGCGTCTATCAGTGA
- a CDS encoding cupin domain-containing protein, which produces MTTRPPLAEALDLLPHPEGGWFRETFRSRVVFEPEGYAGPRAAATGIYFLLQPGESSAWHVVTSDELWFLHSGTLELRLGGSGEKPAEPGDVVLVDARNPQALVPAGVWQSAYPVGGEPVLVSCVVSPGFDFADFRMA; this is translated from the coding sequence ATGACGACGCGACCGCCGCTGGCCGAGGCCCTGGACCTGCTACCCCACCCGGAGGGCGGGTGGTTCCGCGAGACGTTCCGGTCGCGGGTCGTCTTCGAGCCCGAGGGGTACGCGGGCCCGCGCGCCGCCGCCACCGGCATCTACTTTCTGCTCCAGCCCGGCGAGTCGTCGGCGTGGCACGTGGTGACGTCCGACGAGCTGTGGTTCCTGCACTCCGGCACGCTCGAGCTGCGCCTCGGCGGGAGCGGGGAGAAGCCGGCCGAGCCGGGCGACGTGGTGCTGGTCGACGCCCGCAACCCGCAGGCGCTCGTGCCGGCCGGGGTGTGGCAGAGCGCGTACCCGGTGGGCGGCGAGCCGGTGCTGGTCAGCTGCGTGGTCTCGCCCGGCTTCGACTTCGCCGACTTCCGCATGGCGTGA
- a CDS encoding class I SAM-dependent methyltransferase translates to MRQDEIWDADTASRYDTPGTGMFAPEVLGPAVERLATLAGGGRALEFAIGTGRVAVPLAGRGVPVTGIELSAAMIARLREKAGEARIPVIAGDMATATAPGEFALVYLVYNTISNLLTQGEQVACFRNAARHLTPGGRFVVELWVPELRKLPPGQAATVFACEPGYIGLDTYDTLRQHVVSHHFRFGEGRDARLSRSPHRYIWPAELDLMAQLAGMELESRHADWSGAEFTADSGSHVSVYRRS, encoded by the coding sequence ATGCGCCAGGACGAGATCTGGGACGCGGACACCGCGAGCCGCTACGACACGCCCGGCACCGGCATGTTCGCGCCGGAGGTGCTCGGGCCGGCCGTGGAACGGCTCGCCACCCTCGCCGGCGGCGGGCGCGCACTCGAGTTCGCGATCGGGACCGGCCGGGTGGCGGTGCCGCTCGCCGGCCGGGGCGTGCCGGTGACCGGCATCGAGCTGTCCGCGGCGATGATCGCCCGGCTCCGCGAGAAGGCCGGCGAGGCGCGGATCCCGGTGATCGCCGGCGACATGGCGACCGCCACCGCGCCGGGCGAGTTCGCGCTGGTCTACCTGGTGTACAACACGATCTCCAACCTGCTCACCCAGGGCGAGCAGGTGGCGTGCTTCCGGAACGCGGCCCGGCACCTGACGCCGGGCGGCCGGTTCGTCGTCGAGCTGTGGGTGCCCGAGCTGCGCAAGCTGCCGCCGGGGCAGGCCGCGACGGTGTTCGCCTGCGAGCCGGGCTACATCGGCCTCGACACGTACGACACCCTGCGCCAGCACGTCGTGTCGCACCACTTCCGCTTCGGCGAGGGGCGGGACGCCCGGCTGAGCCGGTCGCCGCACCGCTACATCTGGCCGGCAGAGCTGGACCTGATGGCACAGCTCGCCGGCATGGAGCTGGAGAGCCGGCACGCGGACTGGTCCGGGGCCGAGTTCACCGCGGACTCCGGCTCGCACGTCTCGGTCTACCGCAGGAGCTAG
- a CDS encoding DUF1996 domain-containing protein, whose amino-acid sequence MRAAVAASAAALLLLYPVTAQAAADGLLSQGRTATASSTESAAFPASNAVDGNPATRWSSAFSDPQWLQVDLGGTATVSSVVLNWEAAYAKTFTLKISGNGSTWTDLRTNVAGTGGRQSVAVSGSGRYVRLESLARATQWGVSLTEFEVYGTGGGTAPPPTIPPGAVRVAEFLADCPASHRLPDDPIVFPNMPGASHMHSFFGSETTKASTTVTDLLNANSNCNPSVDKSAYWIPTFYNNDVPVEPTTGVFYYLGEGVSDALIAQTQPFPLGLRIVAGNAKATGPEDNTISRWSCLGAGEVNPSHDFVTCPPGSMLESYLDFPHCWDGVNLDSPDHKSHMAYPVNNACPASHPVVVPKLRQVMRYPVSGNPAGFRLASGRGYTMHGDFFNAWPVDEMARRVNDCIRVIVKCGTNGRP is encoded by the coding sequence ATGCGCGCAGCTGTGGCCGCCTCGGCGGCCGCCCTCCTGCTCCTCTATCCGGTCACCGCTCAGGCCGCTGCGGACGGCCTGCTCTCCCAGGGACGTACGGCCACCGCATCGTCGACGGAATCCGCGGCCTTCCCCGCCTCGAACGCCGTCGACGGCAACCCCGCCACCCGTTGGTCCAGCGCGTTCAGTGACCCGCAATGGCTCCAGGTCGACCTCGGCGGCACGGCAACGGTCTCCTCGGTCGTGCTGAACTGGGAGGCCGCGTACGCGAAGACCTTCACCCTGAAGATCTCCGGCAACGGCAGCACCTGGACCGATCTCAGGACCAACGTGGCCGGCACCGGCGGCCGGCAGAGCGTCGCGGTCTCCGGCTCCGGCCGCTACGTCCGCCTCGAATCGCTGGCCCGCGCCACCCAGTGGGGCGTCTCGCTCACCGAGTTCGAGGTGTACGGCACCGGCGGCGGCACGGCTCCCCCGCCGACCATCCCGCCGGGCGCCGTACGCGTCGCGGAATTCCTCGCCGACTGCCCGGCCAGTCACCGCCTCCCGGACGACCCGATCGTCTTCCCGAACATGCCCGGCGCCTCGCACATGCACAGCTTCTTCGGCAGCGAGACGACCAAGGCGAGCACGACGGTCACCGACCTGCTCAACGCGAACAGCAACTGCAACCCGTCGGTGGACAAGTCGGCGTACTGGATCCCGACCTTCTACAACAACGACGTCCCGGTCGAGCCCACCACCGGGGTCTTCTACTACCTCGGCGAGGGGGTCAGCGACGCGCTGATCGCCCAGACCCAGCCGTTCCCGCTGGGCCTGCGCATCGTCGCCGGCAACGCGAAGGCCACCGGTCCGGAGGACAACACGATCTCGCGGTGGTCCTGCCTCGGAGCCGGCGAGGTGAACCCGTCGCACGACTTCGTGACCTGCCCGCCCGGCTCGATGCTGGAGTCGTACCTGGACTTCCCGCACTGCTGGGACGGGGTGAACCTGGACTCGCCGGACCACAAGAGCCACATGGCGTACCCGGTGAACAACGCCTGCCCGGCGAGCCACCCGGTGGTCGTGCCGAAGCTGCGCCAGGTCATGCGCTACCCGGTGAGCGGCAACCCGGCCGGATTCCGGCTGGCGTCGGGCCGCGGGTACACGATGCACGGCGACTTCTTCAACGCGTGGCCGGTGGACGAGATGGCCCGCCGGGTCAACGACTGCATCCGCGTCATCGTGAAGTGCGGCACGAACGGGCGTCCCTGA
- a CDS encoding carbohydrate-binding protein: MSIPAPAPPGVYHSRSRVTRRRAALAAAGLALLLLGYFLGRLQDGPSTPAPAAAAPAGSAQPSPSVAAPSPSPSEEVPVGGTDAYTTIQAESATNQQGTQAEDTEDEGGGQDVGWINNGDWLRYDQVNFGATPATRFAVRVASDVGDGVTGRVDLHLDSPASTPIGGLTVGNMGGWQKWQTQTTMVTPTTGMHTLFLTFASDSGTEFLNLNYFAFGH, translated from the coding sequence GTGAGCATCCCCGCACCGGCTCCGCCCGGGGTGTACCACTCGCGCTCGAGGGTCACCCGGCGCCGCGCCGCGCTCGCCGCGGCCGGCCTCGCCCTGCTCCTGCTCGGCTATTTCCTCGGCCGGCTGCAGGACGGGCCGTCCACCCCGGCGCCGGCCGCGGCCGCGCCCGCCGGGTCCGCGCAGCCCTCCCCGAGCGTCGCCGCGCCCAGCCCGTCGCCGTCCGAGGAAGTGCCGGTCGGCGGGACCGACGCGTACACCACGATCCAGGCGGAGAGCGCCACCAACCAGCAGGGCACTCAGGCCGAGGACACCGAGGACGAGGGTGGTGGGCAGGACGTCGGCTGGATCAACAACGGCGACTGGCTGCGCTACGACCAGGTGAACTTCGGCGCGACGCCGGCCACCCGGTTCGCCGTCCGGGTGGCGTCCGACGTGGGCGACGGCGTGACCGGCCGGGTCGACCTGCACCTCGACAGCCCGGCCTCCACGCCGATCGGCGGCCTGACCGTGGGCAACATGGGCGGCTGGCAGAAATGGCAGACGCAGACGACCATGGTCACCCCGACGACCGGGATGCACACGCTGTTCCTCACGTTCGCCAGCGACAGCGGCACCGAGTTCCTGAACTTGAACTACTTCGCCTTCGGCCACTGA
- a CDS encoding LacI family DNA-binding transcriptional regulator, whose product MNSRAGRGGQNPTMDQVAEAAGVSRATVSRVINGAPSVDAKIREMVQRAIAETGYVPNVAARSLVTRKSNSVALVISEPERPYDSSFLNRVFTDPYFGRVTAGATSALRPHDIHLVIIPTDSTDHHHVLRYLRQGHVDGVLLISSHEQDPLPRQVHELGIPAVVSARPASPLAASFVDVDQRLGARLAAEHLLARGCRRLATISGPLDMPAGQDRLEGFRSYLANRGFADVPSLEGDFTRHGGEECARRLLATHPDLDGLFVASDLMAEGALRAVQDLGRRVPDDVAVVGFDDSSAALDCRPLLTTIRQPVEEMAAEMAEVLMAHIASPGRLPRSVTFQPTLVIRESA is encoded by the coding sequence ATGAATTCCCGGGCCGGCCGCGGCGGCCAGAACCCGACGATGGACCAGGTCGCCGAGGCGGCCGGGGTGTCGCGGGCGACCGTGTCCCGGGTGATCAACGGGGCTCCCAGCGTCGACGCGAAGATCCGGGAGATGGTCCAGCGGGCCATCGCCGAGACCGGGTACGTGCCCAACGTGGCGGCGCGCAGCCTGGTCACCCGCAAGTCGAACTCGGTCGCGCTGGTGATCTCCGAGCCGGAGCGGCCGTACGACTCGTCGTTTCTCAACCGGGTCTTCACCGACCCGTACTTCGGCCGGGTCACCGCCGGGGCGACCAGCGCGCTGCGCCCCCACGACATCCACCTGGTGATCATCCCGACCGACTCGACCGACCACCACCACGTGCTGCGTTACCTGCGCCAGGGCCACGTCGACGGTGTGCTGCTGATCAGCAGCCACGAGCAGGACCCGCTGCCCCGGCAGGTGCACGAGCTGGGCATCCCCGCGGTCGTCTCGGCCCGCCCGGCCTCCCCGCTGGCCGCCAGCTTCGTCGACGTCGACCAGCGCCTCGGCGCCCGGCTCGCCGCGGAGCATCTGCTGGCCCGCGGCTGCCGGAGGCTCGCCACGATCAGCGGGCCGCTCGACATGCCGGCCGGGCAGGACCGGCTCGAGGGCTTCCGGTCGTACCTGGCCAACCGCGGCTTCGCCGACGTCCCGTCGCTCGAGGGCGACTTCACCCGGCACGGCGGCGAGGAGTGCGCCCGGCGGCTGCTCGCCACCCACCCGGACCTCGACGGGCTCTTCGTCGCCAGCGACCTCATGGCCGAGGGTGCCCTGCGCGCGGTGCAGGACCTCGGCCGGCGGGTGCCCGACGACGTCGCCGTGGTCGGCTTCGACGACAGCAGCGCGGCGCTGGACTGCCGTCCGCTGCTGACCACGATCCGGCAGCCGGTCGAGGAGATGGCCGCCGAGATGGCCGAGGTGCTGATGGCGCACATCGCCTCGCCGGGCCGGCTGCCCCGCTCGGTGACGTTCCAGCCCACGCTGGTGATCCGCGAGTCCGCCTGA
- a CDS encoding tetratricopeptide repeat protein has translation MGTTGDTLTAGTEAMYEAAFRTGDYAGAEATFTGLLERARAEGDRALEAAALDRLGMLAHFRAIDGDLAQADGDAEQRLFEQALAIRRELGDEAGVAESLFGLGLVHQVLRGDWDAAMPCYREALELAERHDDLLLRSELHRHIGFFHTLDDLGSDRALHHLRISHDLRAELGDPRWIPGGTVALGLAEIADGLRDQGLGHVRQALRQARDAGLSPQRIAWIERFLHEAEVAA, from the coding sequence ATGGGGACGACGGGGGACACACTGACGGCCGGCACGGAGGCCATGTACGAGGCGGCGTTCCGTACCGGTGACTACGCCGGGGCCGAGGCCACCTTCACCGGTCTGCTGGAGCGGGCCCGGGCCGAGGGTGACCGGGCGCTGGAGGCCGCGGCGCTCGACCGGCTCGGGATGCTCGCCCACTTCCGGGCGATCGACGGCGATCTGGCGCAGGCCGACGGCGACGCCGAGCAACGGCTCTTCGAGCAGGCGCTGGCGATCCGGCGCGAGCTCGGCGACGAGGCCGGCGTGGCCGAGTCGCTCTTCGGCCTGGGGCTGGTCCACCAGGTGCTGCGCGGCGACTGGGACGCGGCGATGCCGTGCTACCGCGAGGCGCTGGAGCTGGCCGAGCGGCACGACGACCTGTTGCTGCGCAGCGAGCTGCACCGGCACATCGGTTTCTTCCACACCCTGGACGACCTGGGGTCGGACCGTGCCCTGCACCACCTGCGGATCTCCCACGACCTGCGCGCCGAGCTCGGCGACCCGCGCTGGATCCCCGGCGGCACGGTGGCGCTCGGCCTGGCCGAGATCGCCGACGGCCTGCGCGACCAGGGCCTCGGCCATGTCCGTCAGGCACTGCGGCAGGCCCGCGACGCGGGGCTCAGCCCGCAGCGCATCGCCTGGATCGAGCGGTTCCTGCACGAGGCGGAGGTCGCGGCGTGA
- a CDS encoding TIGR03618 family F420-dependent PPOX class oxidoreductase produces the protein MTTLDEAWGLAREDSGLAVVATLRADATIQSSLVNAGLVAHPATGGRVLAFVTYGRVKLANLRARPQLTVTFRNGWQWAAVEGRAELAGPDDAQPWLAPDALPGLLRAIFTAAGGTHDDWAEYDRVMAEQRRTAVLITPSRVYSN, from the coding sequence GTGACCACCCTCGACGAGGCGTGGGGCCTGGCCCGCGAGGACAGCGGGCTGGCCGTGGTCGCCACCCTGCGGGCGGACGCGACGATCCAGTCCTCGCTGGTCAACGCCGGGCTGGTGGCCCATCCGGCGACCGGCGGCCGGGTGCTCGCCTTCGTCACGTACGGCCGGGTGAAGCTGGCCAACCTGCGCGCCCGCCCGCAGCTGACCGTGACGTTCCGCAACGGCTGGCAGTGGGCGGCCGTCGAGGGCCGGGCGGAGCTGGCGGGCCCGGACGACGCGCAGCCGTGGCTGGCCCCGGACGCCCTGCCCGGCCTGCTGCGCGCCATCTTCACCGCGGCCGGCGGCACCCACGACGACTGGGCCGAGTACGACCGCGTGATGGCCGAGCAGCGCCGCACCGCCGTGCTGATCACGCCGTCGCGGGTGTACAGCAACTGA
- a CDS encoding glycoside hydrolase family 64 protein gives MRLNRKSLLGLAVAAVAVPAAIAVVPTAQAATLPDVLPLTVTNNSGRAEAVHLYVLGESGGKLGYVSESGAFTPWTGGANPPVPAPDVSIDGPANGASRTIGVPRGLSGRMYMAFGDKLDFKLAQDGGLVQPAPWAAGDANSDILFDWSEFTYNDAGVFINSSQVDMFAVPHEVSVTGSDGRTQATGALKPGGRSAVVDAMKADPEFAKLVQTRDDGTVLRVLSPGKGADGGSFDPDYLASYIDEAWAAYAGTDLTVKPFADQPDKVFKGRTAGDVMTFTDATGAQVATFTKPSTSNVWGCDGKLGAPNDLVVGPIARSLCAALQRTTLGSLPVEPSTDPSTFYLHDPTNEYAKVIHEQMADGKAYAFAFDDVANQESLVHDGNPTSIGITLTPFE, from the coding sequence GTGCGACTCAATCGCAAGTCCCTGCTCGGACTCGCCGTGGCGGCCGTCGCCGTCCCGGCGGCCATCGCGGTCGTTCCCACCGCCCAAGCGGCCACCCTGCCCGACGTGCTGCCGCTGACGGTCACGAACAACTCCGGCCGTGCCGAGGCCGTCCACCTGTACGTGCTCGGCGAGTCGGGCGGCAAGCTCGGCTACGTCAGCGAGTCCGGCGCCTTCACGCCGTGGACCGGCGGCGCGAACCCGCCCGTACCCGCACCCGACGTCTCGATCGACGGCCCGGCGAACGGGGCCAGCAGGACCATCGGCGTGCCCCGCGGCCTCTCCGGCCGGATGTACATGGCGTTCGGCGACAAGCTCGACTTCAAGCTCGCCCAGGACGGCGGCCTCGTGCAGCCCGCGCCCTGGGCGGCAGGGGACGCCAACAGCGACATCCTGTTCGACTGGAGCGAGTTCACGTACAACGACGCCGGGGTGTTCATCAACAGCTCGCAGGTGGACATGTTCGCCGTGCCGCACGAGGTGAGCGTGACCGGCTCGGACGGCCGTACGCAGGCCACCGGCGCGCTCAAGCCGGGCGGGCGCTCCGCGGTCGTCGACGCCATGAAGGCCGACCCGGAGTTCGCCAAGCTCGTGCAGACCCGCGACGACGGCACCGTGCTGCGCGTGCTGTCCCCGGGCAAGGGCGCCGACGGCGGCTCCTTCGACCCGGACTACCTCGCGTCCTACATCGACGAGGCGTGGGCCGCGTACGCGGGCACCGACCTGACCGTGAAGCCCTTCGCCGACCAGCCCGACAAGGTCTTCAAGGGCCGGACGGCCGGCGACGTCATGACCTTCACCGACGCCACCGGAGCGCAGGTCGCCACGTTCACCAAGCCCAGCACGTCCAACGTCTGGGGCTGCGACGGCAAGCTCGGCGCCCCGAACGACCTGGTCGTCGGCCCGATCGCGCGCAGCCTGTGCGCGGCGCTGCAGCGCACCACGCTGGGCTCGCTGCCGGTCGAGCCGAGCACCGACCCGTCCACCTTCTATCTTCACGACCCGACCAACGAGTACGCCAAGGTCATCCACGAGCAGATGGCCGACGGCAAGGCGTACGCGTTCGCCTTCGACGACGTCGCCAACCAGGAGTCGCTGGTGCACGACGGCAACCCGACCTCGATCGGCATCACGCTGACGCCGTTCGAGTAG
- a CDS encoding DUF6766 family protein has protein sequence MKRFVKENALGLTFGLLFLIVLVGQAFAGLADYNQQQLAEGLPPIGFARYVTSASFGADVAENWQSEYLQFFLFIYLTVWLLQKGSPESKELGKAGRESDKDQKVGPYAREDSPKWAHASGFKLFLFSNSLGLVMGAIFVVSWVAQFIAGRAAFNEEQLGNLEDPMSPAQYLVAPDFWNRTLQNWQSELLAVASMAILAIYLRQRGSSQSKPVGSPHTATGDEN, from the coding sequence GTGAAGCGGTTCGTCAAGGAGAACGCTCTGGGCCTGACCTTCGGGCTGCTGTTCCTCATCGTGCTGGTCGGGCAGGCGTTCGCCGGGCTGGCCGACTACAACCAGCAGCAGCTCGCCGAGGGCCTGCCGCCGATCGGTTTCGCCCGCTACGTGACCTCGGCGAGCTTCGGCGCGGACGTGGCGGAGAACTGGCAGTCGGAGTACCTGCAGTTCTTCCTCTTCATTTACCTGACCGTGTGGCTGCTGCAGAAGGGGTCGCCGGAGTCCAAGGAGCTGGGCAAGGCCGGCCGGGAGTCCGACAAGGACCAGAAGGTCGGCCCGTACGCCCGGGAGGACTCGCCGAAGTGGGCGCACGCGAGCGGCTTCAAGCTGTTCCTGTTCTCCAACTCGCTGGGCCTCGTGATGGGGGCGATCTTCGTCGTCTCGTGGGTCGCGCAGTTCATCGCCGGGCGGGCCGCGTTCAACGAGGAGCAGCTGGGCAACCTCGAGGACCCGATGAGCCCGGCGCAGTACCTGGTGGCGCCGGACTTCTGGAACCGTACGCTGCAGAACTGGCAGTCGGAGCTGCTCGCGGTGGCGTCGATGGCCATCCTCGCGATCTACCTGCGCCAGCGCGGCTCGTCGCAGTCCAAGCCCGTCGGCTCGCCGCACACCGCCACGGGCGACGAGAACTAG